The stretch of DNA GATGGGGTCTACTACCGACCCGCGGTGACTCGACCCCCACGCCTCGATCAGGACGAGCAGCGGATCGTCGAGGGGGTGCTGGCCTTCAACCCCGCGGGTGACGTCCTGATCGTGATTCACACCCCACCCGGCGAGGCCAATCGCGTCGGCATTGCTATCGACCGCCTCGCCTGGCCCGACGTCCTGGGCAATATCTCCGGCGACGACACCATCTTCCTCGCGACCAGGAATCAGGTCGGCCAGCGCAACGTCATCAAGCAACTCGCTGAGTTGACGTCGTCCTAGCCCACCATCGCTTGAGAGCGGGCTAGCGCAACGGCATCGGCCCCGGCTGGGAAGCGCAGCTGATCCGTCGTGTCGGTTGCGGCGCGGTATACGCCCTCGGCGACATCGGACTCGGCGGTCACAGTGGTTACCTGCGCAAAAGCTCCCATGATCGGGGCCACGAACTCGGCATAGCTGTCCGGAAACAATCCGGCCATCCGCGCCTGCCCGTTGTCCGTAAATCGCGTACTCGGCGCGTACCCCGGTTCCACCAGCTTGACTCGCACCCCAAATCCCGCGAGTTCGTGCGCCAGCGAGCCGGTAAACCCCTCGATGGCGGTCTTGCTGGCGGTATAGGCGGCAGCCAGCGGGTGCGGAGCGAGCGCGACGCTCGAGGTTACGTTGACCACCACCCCAGCTCGGCGCGCACGGAACTGTGGCAGGACGGCCTGCGTCATCGCCATGACGCCGAAGGTGTTCGTCTCGAACACTTCTCGCACGGTCGCCATCGGGGTGACCTCGAAGACGCCGATCACGCCGATGCCAGCGTTGTTGACGAGCGCGTCGATCGGGCCAGCGGCGT from Gemmatimonadales bacterium encodes:
- a CDS encoding SDR family oxidoreductase is translated as MKTVLITGTSSGYGLETARHFLARGWKVVATMRTPRTDLFPPSDRLRVLPLDVTSTASIVAALDAAGPIDALVNNAGIGVIGVFEVTPMATVREVFETNTFGVMAMTQAVLPQFRARRAGVVVNVTSSVALAPHPLAAAYTASKTAIEGFTGSLAHELAGFGVRVKLVEPGYAPSTRFTDNGQARMAGLFPDSYAEFVAPIMGAFAQVTTVTAESDVAEGVYRAATDTTDQLRFPAGADAVALARSQAMVG